Part of the Moorella sp. E308F genome, TACGAGTTCCGTCGCACTTTTCTAAAATAATATTCTTGGTGTTATGGGGCCAACTATACCCCGTAATAAAACTGCCAACTGGTAGTATTTCTGGTCATATATTCCCCTCCCCCAACTTGTGAAAGTAACATATTTATACATGCCTTTTATAGCAAGTTTCATGCCAGCAAAGTAAAAAGCCCCGGTCTCTGTTATCCGGGGCTTTTCTGCCCTGCAAGGGTATAAGGGCTCTCTAAAATTTTATAACCCATCTCTAGAATTATAGAGAGTTTAGCCTCTCTATCCGGCAGGCTCCGGCCTTGGCCAGGGGCTGACCGGAAAGGGGATCGACGTTCCGGCCGGTGAGGTGGTTGGCCGCCTGGCGCCTTTCCCTCTCGCTGGGGTCCAGATCACCAAAGTGGAAGGGGACAAAGACCTCCCCCGGCGCTACCACCTCTGTAATCCTGGCCGGCACCTCAACCCAGCCTCGGCGGGACACCACCCGAACCACCTCGCCCTCAGCCACCTTTAAACGTGCCGCGTCTTGCGGGTTAATTTCCACATAGGCCCCGGGTACCAGGGCCTGGAGTTCCGGTATGCGCTTGGTCTTGGTCCGGGTATGGTAATGTTCAATAATCCGGCCGGTATTGAGCCAGAAGGGAAATTCTCCGTCAGGTACTTCTGGCGGCGGTGTATAAGGAACAGCCCAGAGACGCGCCCTGCCCTCCGGGTGATTAAACTCGCCATAACCCTGGGCTTCTTCTGGCAGCGTGGGAAAAACGCCGGCGGTGTAGAGCCGCGGTGTTCCCCGGCCGCCCTCCGGGCAGGGCCACTGGATGCCCCCCTGGCGTTCAAGCAGGGTGTAGTCCACGCCTGTCAGGTCATTGGGCCGGTGGCGGGTAAGCTCCCTTAACTCCTCAAAGGCCGCCGCCGGCCCCTGCCAGGCAAAGAGGCTCCCTGCACCCAGGTAGCGGGCCACCTGGCTGACGATGGCCAGGTCGTCCCGCGCCTCTCCTGGTGGATTCACAGCGCGGCGGACGAGATTCAGCCGCCGCTCGGAATTGGTAATTATCCCGTCCTTTTCCCCCCACCCGGCGCCGGGAAGGAAGATGTCGGCGAAGGCCGCCGTCTCCATGGGATAAAAGACGTCCTGGACAATTAAAAAGACCTTTTCTAGCTGGCGACGGCTAAACCCCTGGTCGGGCAGGGAAACGGCCGGGTTGGTGCCTATGACCCACAGGACCTTGAGCCTGCCGGCAGCAATTAGCTCCAGCATGTAGTTGATATCATTGACCCGGCGGGGCAACCGGTCTTCCGGGATACCCCAGTAGTTGGCCACCTGGCGGCGATGCTCGGGATTCTCGGGGTTGCGGAAGCCAGGGAGGCCGCCGCCCCCGCCGATCTCCCGCATGCTCATGGCCGAGGCCTGGCCGGTAAGGGAAAAGGGCGCCGAACCCGGCCGGCCGATTTTGCCGGTGATGAGGTGCAGGGAGTTAATCAGAGTTACCGTATCAACCGCCTGGCTGCTCTGGTTAACCCCCTGACAAAAAACGGTGACGGCGCTGGGGGATTGGCCGAAGAGGCGGGCGGCGGCCACAATATCCGCCCCCGGCACGCCGGTGAGAGCGGCCACCCGCTCCGGCGGGTAGGCGGCGGCGGCACGGGCCAGTTCTTCAAAGCCTGTCGTTGACCGCCGGATAAAGTCCCGATCCAGCAGACCTTCCTTAACTATAATATTAATCAAACCGTAGAGGAGGGGGATGTTGCTGCCGCAGCGCAGGCGCAGGTGGAGATCGGCCACCCGGGCCGGCAGGGTAAGACGCGGGTCGGCCACCATGATTCTGGCCCCGTTAAGTTTACGGTTGCGTAAAATCCGCTGCCAGAGCTGGGGGTGCATCTCCGCCGGGTTGGCGCCAAAGATAAAGATGAGGCTGCTCACATCCAGGTCTTCGTAGCAGCCCGGTGGGGCGTCCACGCCAAAAGAGCGGATATAGCCGCTTACCGTGGAGGCCATACAGAGCCGGGTATTGGCATCAATATTGGGCGTACCCAGCACGCCTTTAGCCAGCTTGTGGATGGCGTAGTATTCCTCCAGGGTCAGCTGCCCGCCGTGATAAATGCCGACGGCTTCCGGGCCGCCGCTTGCCAGGGCTTCCCGGAGACGCTGCGCCACCTCGGCCAGGGCTTTTTCCCAGGTCACAGGATGCATTTCCCCGCCCCGGCGACGAAGGGGTACCGTCGCCCGCTCCGGGTGGTGCAGGGTTTTCCACTCGTAAAGGCCCTTGAGGCACAGGTGGCCTTTATTTACCGGCGCGGCGGTATCAGGTTTGACGGCCACTGCCCGGCCGTCTTTAACCCCCAGGAAAAGGCCGCAGCCGGTACCGCAATAACCGCAGGTGGTAGCCACCCAGCGGTCTACAGCTATTTCCTCCTGATCCTGGAACAAGCTAAATATTCCTTGTTGCAGCTCCGCCAGTGCCATTAGCGCTCCCTCATTTATTACCAGCCATG contains:
- a CDS encoding molybdopterin oxidoreductase family protein; amino-acid sequence: MALAELQQGIFSLFQDQEEIAVDRWVATTCGYCGTGCGLFLGVKDGRAVAVKPDTAAPVNKGHLCLKGLYEWKTLHHPERATVPLRRRGGEMHPVTWEKALAEVAQRLREALASGGPEAVGIYHGGQLTLEEYYAIHKLAKGVLGTPNIDANTRLCMASTVSGYIRSFGVDAPPGCYEDLDVSSLIFIFGANPAEMHPQLWQRILRNRKLNGARIMVADPRLTLPARVADLHLRLRCGSNIPLLYGLINIIVKEGLLDRDFIRRSTTGFEELARAAAAYPPERVAALTGVPGADIVAAARLFGQSPSAVTVFCQGVNQSSQAVDTVTLINSLHLITGKIGRPGSAPFSLTGQASAMSMREIGGGGGLPGFRNPENPEHRRQVANYWGIPEDRLPRRVNDINYMLELIAAGRLKVLWVIGTNPAVSLPDQGFSRRQLEKVFLIVQDVFYPMETAAFADIFLPGAGWGEKDGIITNSERRLNLVRRAVNPPGEARDDLAIVSQVARYLGAGSLFAWQGPAAAFEELRELTRHRPNDLTGVDYTLLERQGGIQWPCPEGGRGTPRLYTAGVFPTLPEEAQGYGEFNHPEGRARLWAVPYTPPPEVPDGEFPFWLNTGRIIEHYHTRTKTKRIPELQALVPGAYVEINPQDAARLKVAEGEVVRVVSRRGWVEVPARITEVVAPGEVFVPFHFGDLDPSERERRQAANHLTGRNVDPLSGQPLAKAGACRIERLNSL